The DNA segment TTCCCTCCCTGGGGGCGCCCCAAGTGACCAGCCAAGGAGGCTGGCTGGATACAAGAAGGCTTTCCCCCATTTCTCTCTGCTCTGATTAGCTGGGCATCTGATTTGTCCTTGAGACCCTGATACTGCCACTTCACAAGATCCTAAACTACTGCCTTTACCCCCCACTCCCCCTCCACCACCAGGTTCTGATctccacagtcccagctactgactGGACGCCATCACAACCTTACCAATCTTCAGAATACACTCTTTTCCATCCGACGAAATGATAGAACCCTCTGAAGACTCATTTGAGACGATGATGGAGCATAAAAATCCATCATCAAAACAAATGGAGTCCTCCGAGGGCTCATCCAACACCACCGAGGCGACATCAGGCAGTGAAGTGCGGGGAGAGGCAGGGCCAGCCAGCAGACCAGCCCAGGAAAAGAGGGAGCCACCCAGTGGCCCACTCCAGGAAATGGAAGAGCTGCCCACTGATCTACTCCAAGACATGGAGGAGCCATCCAGTGGCCCACGTAAGGAAATAGAGGATCCACCCAATGACCTACTCCAAGACATGGAGGAGTCATGCAACGGTTCACACCAGGCAAGGGGGGATCCACTCAGTGGAGCATCTGATAGGATGAAAGAAGCATCAGTCAACCCATCGGGAGCCCGAGAAGAGCAAGAGGCTCACACTGACCTGAAGGAATCGGGAAGGGAGGagactcctcaagaagagcaaaaccAGACCGAGCACTCAACTGCTGAACTTATGGCCATGACGAGGTCCATCATCTCGCTGTACTTCCGAATGCAAGACCTCAAAGAGCAACAGAGAGTAGCAGAAGAGATTTTGATCAAAGGGATCAATGCAGGCCAACTGCCCGCCCCAAAGCACTTCTCTGGCGATCGCAGAGAATTCCACGAGTTCATCGTACTCTGCCAACTGACCTTACAGAGCTACCCAAGAATGTTCTATAACGACCGTCTGCGAGTCGGCTATGTCATCAATCACCTGTCCGGCTTGGCATTAGAATGGGCCAAAGCTCTACTGCAGGAAAACAGCCCCCTGATCGGAGACTTCCCAGCCTTCCTGGAGGccatgtcagaggtgtttgagtACCGCCAGGCACTGCGTGTGGCAGAAGAGGCCATGTTCACCATCAGGCAGGGCGGCCGCTCTGCCACTGAATACATCGATGAGTTCCAGAGCCTGGTACCCATCTTGGGCTGGCCAGATGAAGTCCTGCAGGCCCACCTGTGCCAGGGGCTCAACGAGGAGATCAGGCACTATCTATTCCGGGTCCCTCAGCCGGATTCCCTGGACAGTCTGATTGTGCTCATCCTGCAAATAGAGGAGAAGCTGGCAGAGAGAAGAGCCATGCTCAGGCTGCCCCCCGAGGCCCGCCCCCGGAACCTGACCTGGATCGACTCACCTGCTCCAGAGAGGTGGATGGTCAGCAGCTGGCTGCCCAGCGAAGTCCATCCGGACATCAATCGCGCCCACCTCTTCCTGCTGCTCATGGTGAGAGTGAACCCCTACCACAGCGTCGCGGTCCAGGCCCTGGTGGATTCGGGAGCTGACGGCAACTTCATGGATGAGAAGTTCGCCCAAGAGCACTACGTCGAGCTCTACGAGAAGCCGTACCCACAGCCGGTCCAATCCGTGGACGGCTCGCTGATTGGCAACGAGCCTGTCTGGCTCTACACGGAGCCCCTGGTGTGTATCCACCAGAACCACCAGGAGTCCATCGAATTTGACATCGTACCTTCACCGAACTTCTCCGTGGTCCTGGGCATCCGCTGGCTCCGAGTCCACGCCCCCGAAGTCGACTGGATCAAAGGCCGCTGCACCTTCCACTCTCCCTACTGCCTGAAGAACTGCTTCCGCCCGCCCCCGCCATGCATTGCCCTGGAGAGGCACGGCATGAGCCTGCTACCCGGACTGCCACACCCATACTCAGACCTGGCCGACGTGTTTAACCCGAAGGAAGCAGATGATGAGACTTCCGACCAGCCAAGCTCAGACGGATCCGATGATCTTTCTGAATCAGAGCCCTCTGAGCTTCAGCAGGCTGGAGACAGTGATCACAGCGAGACCTTTTACGAGTGTCCCTCCACCGCGCCTTGGGAACCTGTGGGTGCCAGGATGCAAGAAAGAGCCAGGCTACGGGAGGAATACTGGGACCTGCAGGACATGCTGACCAACAGACAGGACTACATACAGATGATTCCGGAACTGTTTGACCAGTTACACGGAGCCGAGTGGTTCACAAAACTGGAGCTGCGTGGGACCATTGTGGAGGAAAGCGAGAACGGGCACCGCACCGAAGATGTGTGGAAAGCGGCGTTTGGTTTGGAGCTTGAAGAGATGAAGAGCTACCAGCCGTTCGCGCTCTCCCCAGACCCTATCATACCTCAGAACGTGATTCACTTCATCCTAAAGGACATGCTAGGGTTCTTTGTGCTTTCTTATGGCCAGGAAGTCCTGATCTACTCAATGAGTCAGGAGGAGCACCTCCACCACGTCCGCCAAGTCCTGGTCCGCTTCCGCCATCACAACGTCTACTGCTCCCTGGACAAGAGCCAGTTCCACCGCCAAACCGTGGAATTCCTGGGCTTCGTCGTCACCCCCAAAGGGGTGAAACTGAACAAGAACGTCATGACCATCATAACAGGGTACCCTACC comes from the Symphalangus syndactylus isolate Jambi chromosome 8, NHGRI_mSymSyn1-v2.1_pri, whole genome shotgun sequence genome and includes:
- the RTL1 gene encoding retrotransposon-like protein 1, which gives rise to MIEPSEDSFETMMEHKNPSSKQMESSEGSSNTTEATSGSEVRGEAGPASRPAQEKREPPSGPLQEMEELPTDLLQDMEEPSSGPRKEIEDPPNDLLQDMEESCNGSHQARGDPLSGASDRMKEASVNPSGAREEQEAHTDLKESGREETPQEEQNQTEHSTAELMAMTRSIISLYFRMQDLKEQQRVAEEILIKGINAGQLPAPKHFSGDRREFHEFIVLCQLTLQSYPRMFYNDRLRVGYVINHLSGLALEWAKALLQENSPLIGDFPAFLEAMSEVFEYRQALRVAEEAMFTIRQGGRSATEYIDEFQSLVPILGWPDEVLQAHLCQGLNEEIRHYLFRVPQPDSLDSLIVLILQIEEKLAERRAMLRLPPEARPRNLTWIDSPAPERWMVSSWLPSEVHPDINRAHLFLLLMVRVNPYHSVAVQALVDSGADGNFMDEKFAQEHYVELYEKPYPQPVQSVDGSLIGNEPVWLYTEPLVCIHQNHQESIEFDIVPSPNFSVVLGIRWLRVHAPEVDWIKGRCTFHSPYCLKNCFRPPPPCIALERHGMSLLPGLPHPYSDLADVFNPKEADDETSDQPSSDGSDDLSESEPSELQQAGDSDHSETFYECPSTAPWEPVGARMQERARLREEYWDLQDMLTNRQDYIQMIPELFDQLHGAEWFTKLELRGTIVEESENGHRTEDVWKAAFGLELEEMKSYQPFALSPDPIIPQNVIHFILKDMLGFFVLSYGQEVLIYSMSQEEHLHHVRQVLVRFRHHNVYCSLDKSQFHRQTVEFLGFVVTPKGVKLNKNVMTIITGYPTPGSKLSLRNFIEFVFPYRHFVERFSIIAEPLVRQLLSSYQFCWGVQEQEAFECLKRAFRKAPLLHHPKPQNPFYLETGVTSTALHASLIQIDDQTGKRACCAFYSRNISPIEVEYSQVEMKILPIRAAFMVWCRYLENTEEPIMILLNTEDLASLNNDRLTVLLPGHWVFFFSHFNFDVMELPEQDGGRALPPVRNLRWRRAFQRNTAARQTLLLASRGFPRDPAMESGEEENEEQDESNEQTLRQELLALIPIDQILNSFLAHFSVAQIRAVILHFFRGLLYWKNTLALAAILVLLRVRQCLSLRPAPTMQVARPQPQRSLRLILDSSLIAGSSITTAITQLLTQMPALVGANTIPAQELAELFLGPGRWQRNALHSQAHRGLQFTPGFWLTLCEFFGVRVTPQEGHLPALRQNRYLELHVVGDEDVVLREALQDDLQRYRQCGLHDGLQDTSQDKQDNDVQEASPSHTAAAHPPRPRHLMDPQVLEFLGSRLLHIRSADGQLHLLSREQAARALSRFLTLIYRRALPIPAWESQPREQARLEELPDEDEDADLD